The DNA segment CTGCATTTCTTTTCAATGGTAGCAAGCCTTCCGAGTTGATAGGAACAGTTGACAGTAGTTGAAATTCAGGTTATGGTGAACtaaaacacaacatctatactcGTATCATTTCTACATAAATAACTTTGAAGCATGTGAAGCCAGTACAGACAAAAAGAACACAAGCCCGCTATTTCTTTTAGCAAAAACGGCTGCTGCTGATGAAAACTTTTGGTTTGTGACTTCAGCGTGTCTGGAGACGTAATGATCCGAACATATTTGTACGGATTTTATAGTTCCATAAGCCATTTGCCTAAGGATGAACTCGCCTGGAACGAACATAACGTCACCCACTGTGACATTTCCATTGTCATACATCACGAACTCGTTCTCAAGAAAAGTAATGGTGTCACAGAACTGCATGTTGGACAATGCAATTTTGTTTCGGTATTTTGTCGATCCAAGGTCGGTGAATTTGGCAAAAGATGCGTAACCAACGGGCATAGGTTCAAACTCTGTTGTATCAATTTGTAGTTTGAACGAACTGTTATcgttctttattttttcattatatgcTGTAATATTACTTTCAAGTGCAAaatataagtttttttatatttgtgcgAATGTTCACGTGTTTAACAATTTTAACATTGACTTCAACAAAATCAATCTCCGTCTTCATTCCAGAAATTTCAGACTTCAAAATTTCGCCATTTGCATCAATGGCATATAAAGTATCTTCAACTTGTGGTAGAAGTAACTCCAACAGCAACTGAGTTTGCTTTGGGTGTAAAACCTTTAGCCTGTAATCCATGTTAAAACCACTTATTTCTGAAAACAAAGGTATGCAACCGTCAATGGCATTGACTTCTGTGACTGGACAGGTGTGGTGAATACAAGCATCCTGGAAATAtataaagtttgatgtaaattaatTGTTTGCATTGCTTGTTAAGAATATTCTTAAAACCCATATTAAATATGCTGGATAACTGCTACCATTTTTTTCATCAGTCCCCGTGCTTAATTAGCAAATTTGGAGAAAATGACCGATATTCCAGTGTTCAACACCTGCGACCATCGAGGCAATTACTCTGCCCGTCCCAGAAACATGATgtctcttttacaaaatttacgtTTACACCCACCTACCCGTATTCTTTCATGTCAAATCGCATCGGGTAACAATAATAGTGATtctatttcattgattttttttctgtaaaagtaTAAACTGCGATTGCATTTCTTCTATCAGTATGTGTTCTTGTATGATATAATTGTCCAAATTCAGAATATGACAATTGTCACAAACTTCCACCGGAATACATTCATTTAAACCTAGATTGCAGGGAGTTAGGCATTTAGATTGTTGTGCAGCAAGCAACTCGACAACTAAGTACGGAAATTGTACCTGTCTAGTAATGCAGTTAAATTTGCTTAAGCAGTCACTTGTATACAGTAGCCACTGGCGTTAAAACAAGCCAGTAAGCTAACTACCAAAATGGACATTTTGCTCTAACTTGAACTTGTCGGCAGCAACATGCGTTAAGCAGTCAGTGCTGTTCCTCTAACCGTCTGCTGTGACTGAAAGCAATGACGAATTTTACAGTTCAGCTTTAGGTATTTATTTCACTATTTAATTTCGAAATcatgctgatgtaaatattaaGCGGACTTACCAGTTCTTTATTGTACTTCCTGCCTGATGAACATTTCTTCACGGCAGTGACAAGCTGAGATATTTCGTTTGGGTATCCATCCATCGACATAATTAAGATGAAATTCATATTCAAGATATCATTTCCCAATCGATCACAAAACGGATATTTCCCTGTAAGATTCGTGGGAAACAGACATTCCATACAAAAAATATTTCGGAATATCTTGTTTCCTCCCTTTACGGGAAAGTAGTACTTCTGACACAGACTGTCCAGTCCCGGCTTGTTACATTCTGACACGATGTCAGAGTTAGTTAAGCAATGAGCCACTTTCTTCTCGGTTATCGATGGTCTCCATAACATCACACAGTTGGGATTCATTGCGATCATTAAACTTGGTGAAAAGTCATGTGATATTTTGAATTCCGGAACAGTAACAGATTCGTTTTTGCATTGTAAACGAGTTTGCCACCCTGTGACATTCCAAGAGTCATTGTTGCACTGGGCACAATAGATATTTCTATAATGTCTGTCTGTATTGTGACTAAAGACCGGGGACATCTCAGACATTTGGCTGCAAACATTTCATTGTCGTCTGTTCGTCTCCAATATCTACGCATGTCTGAAAGAGTAGGAAACTCGAGTTCATGTAAATGTTACCGTAATAACTCCCAGTCAGGAAAGTCTTGACACAAGTTTCTCTTATATCTGATACAGAATCATTTAACTGACGTTGTTGAGAACCATTCGTTTTGTCAAAGCAACAGTTTCCAGCATCGAAACATCTATCTGAACAATCACAAGGTAGGCAACAATATTCGCCAATGTTCTCGTGCATTTCTGCCAACGTCCCCAACTGACAAGTGCTAGTGCGCGGGCAAAACGTTCTCATTGTTTCAATTGGCGCCTGAATGTTGAATGTAAAtgaattaagttttcttaaagtaTCAGGAAGAAAAGCGGTTGCGCCAGATAAGTTGTAAGAAGCTGCTGTTGTTGTCATTGTCTGCATGTCGTAAAGTTGGGTAGAGGTAAAGTTCTCTTGTTTAGTCAATGGAACGACATTGTCATGCTCTGATGGAACGTACGGTTTTCGAGAAATCTCTGTAGATGTTGAAAAACCAACAAAAGGAGGTGCACGTGTTAACTCTGGTGGAATGGACTCTTCTGACATGCGCATAACATCGTTGTCTGGATGAGAATTGGGCTCTTGGAGAGATGCAGTAAACACTGCAGAAATTCCAAAGTATATCGTGAAAATCATATCGAAGCGTTGATTTTATTGAGATAGTTGATACAGAttgctgaaaaataaaaaagagctATAAATTCTCTTACTTTAATATATTCCTTTGTTATGTTTCTTGCATGTCTAGTCTACACAttgatatataatttaaattattGCCAACTCTTTTAAATCGTTTCTATACtcgatattattttgattttattgccCATTATTAAAGGAATAATGCTTTACCTTGTTGGTGATGGTGTGAAATAAgagtaaaacacaaaaaacatcAGCCTGTGATAAGATTAAAGGATTTGCTTTTTCTGATGCTCATGCATGCGAAAAACCTGCGGAAGGATGCCCGCATTCAAGACTTTGAGTGTGCGTTAAATGCAGTGCTGACACGTGCATTtacatcagaaaaaaatattttaacgcTGTTACTCTCCTTATCAaacttataaaaacaacaaattttctaTAGAATTTTGAATAGAAGCTATAATCATTGCACAGGAAATGGTCTAACTAAGATAATTTATACTCACTGTTAAATGTTTCGTTCAGAAATGTAAATGTAATCGCCGATGTAagaatatatctatattttattttcaaattgttgaaATACGCGTATGAAGCTTGAAGTTATAAAAATACGTATGATACAACAATAATGAAGTCCAGTCTCAACTTTTAATATATGCACTATAGTAATTAACTGCTGCCGGTAGCTCTGGTAAAACCTTAGACACTAAATAAACGATTGCAGGCGATTGTGGATGTGAGGATATATGGGCGGAGATTCACAACTCTGGTAGAATGGCCAATGAAAGAAAACAATATGTGCACTCACCGAATTGTCACTATGGATATCTGATCAGGAAAACACTACCATTTTTTCACATGTACTAACCTGAAAAGCCTAGTTGTCCCCTCATAAAAACCACATTAATGAAACGCCGCCAGATTGAATATCTGCTAGAAAGCAACGCCAAATCATTTAACATTAAGAACGCAAAAATACACGATACAATTAAAAAACATACTAATATCCTAAATAAAAAAGGTGTCCATAGAATGATATGGAGctacagtaatataaaaatatattttagacaTCATTACGCATGTTATAAATCTGAAAATGATCTTAACCAGAttagtttaagaatattttattgcaaatgttacacAAGATACAATCATTAAACATACACACAGACGTAACAACACAAGCAATAGGATATTGACGGAAGTATTGGAATACTTATCGAGTCAACCAGATTGATGGGACAAACTTAAGATAGATGTATTCTAATTAGCAAAGCAGAAAACAATTGTttaaattctcgagggtgactttacATCTTTACTTTGCCGATATAAAGTGTCGTAGATTTGTCACGTCACATCGAAACTCGAACTAAAGGTTAATCTCTTTGATTGCAAACACTTAGCTTTTATACATGTAAACATGTTTCTGTTTACATGTTTCTTTTTACGGATGGTTGAAGTTTTCAATATCCACTTCATAGTTAAGGTTGAAATCTCGCTATTCATTTATATGACCACCAAGTCATAAAGCTCCATAAACAGCAATGAGCTTCCTTCATTTGGATCAAGTGGTTCCTCAAATATCGATCTGTTGCTTGTTTTCATTCTTTCTTTCACACAATATGGCTCTTCTATTCGTGTCTTTCGCACAATATGATTTTTATTCTATTCgtgtaaatttattttgacacTTTTCTTTATTAGTTAACGCATTTCAaaatgttattgtcaaaagttaGCTGAACTGTCATCTCAAATTAAGAATCCGCGCCAAGATGAAAGAATGTTGTCACTTATCTTGGATTTTTtcctaaaataaataatgaaatgctTATTACTTTTTTATCAGATTAGTCCTCTAACAACAGGCGTTATTTGTATACAGTGACACTCAAACTtaatgttaaaacactcttaccaTGTCATTTTCAGATTGGAGCTCAAAATTCTTTCATGAACTGATGAATTagtaaacattatacatgtgaatGGATTTTTAACCTTTAATATTTTGTACATGCATATTCCAATGACCTTTACAAAATCTAACCAGAGGTTAGTACAATGATTAAATGAGAAGTTTATGGTCTTTTCGGTTCGTTAAGTGACATTCTGTTATAATTTAAGCTATATTAAAATTTACTACACACATAATGTAATCAAAACATTTCGAAACAGATAGCATCACCTGTTTACGATGTACAAAATGCCATGTATACGTATCACATTATCACTGGCACATATAAAGCGATAAGTTAGTTCGCGTTGATAAGtgtgtaaatttataaaatgaaccGAAATACACATCCTGTGTGTGGCAccgttaaggggacgcatattgctacattcacagttcatacagaaatgcggaaggggtgcatattcaagaaatcgatggttggaaaataaaaaacatatttctaaactgatataatactgatggacacctgtaatattcagcattttgtggataaggatgtggtattatgaatgtaataggaaaacagaggtctttgtgaaagtacattcaacacaaaatattaagcttttgtataaggaaaaaacaggttttttacaaaaacagtgttccaaataatgttgaagggatgagattttctttctaacacaccaggtttgcttaaacatgtaaaaatttaacgccacgtcatttcagctcgggatggacgccatatttctcattgataaaaaatttattattatgtaaacaaaaaagtcagagtgggattagcattgcaagggcataacatgacattctacacaatgaataccttagaacagatatctaagatgctacacaggtcaggcgagttaaatgcataatggcgatcacttgaaattcatcttgaaaaggtggttaattttagtttattgttccttctcatgagaaggaacacttatggtgaacatgtcacacttgactgagtaggtaatggatacaagggtatcatcaaaggcatccgaattccagtaggcgccgccattttgtactcatgcatattcattacaaatagcctctttgccaattttttttttacgcatctataagtcaatctttagtgaaatacaactacgtaataaacagacctacaaaaacaatgatttagtttaaactatctaactcctaaatcttacatgtcatattgtagaatagAGAttactaaatgaatattcatcatctaaaaatagactcccgcctaaaaatatcgtctactattattcttctcggtttcattctttgctgcttccagatgttctttttacgattttatttcataccaactttaatattttaacattttaagtataaccatcaaaacatactgtactaataaagtttacttgtctgtgaatgctattgcacgatacgtaccgttaccggataacaacatttcaattacttcccttgtttttatctagaactgtataatgcatttcttcactttactgagctataaatatttcgaacttggtaatttcataccttttgatttattgttttgtaattgtcaagttgtgaactttttgtacgcacttttttCAAAGCCATCCGTTTGTTTgtgccgacttatataaaagcccTTTTTCTCCTGGTTTTAGCGTTCTAGAGCTGTAAATATCCATTCATGCAATGTTATTACTGGCATATGGCAGAACTTTtcttccattgtattgctaattaaaattaggcaaaaatacgaccaaattctgatctCTGCCACTAGAACAGGTGTCGACATTGGTTccccaaattttgacagagtgatggtat comes from the Mercenaria mercenaria strain notata chromosome 9, MADL_Memer_1, whole genome shotgun sequence genome and includes:
- the LOC128559638 gene encoding uncharacterized protein LOC128559638, which translates into the protein MSEMSPVFSHNTDRHYRNIYCAQCNNDSWNVTGWQTRLQCKNESVTVPEFKISHDFSPSLMIAMNPNCVMLWRPSITEKKVAHCLTNSDIVSECNKPGLDSLCQKYYFPVKGGNKIFRNIFCMECLFPTNLTGKYPFCDRLGNDILNMNFILIMSMDGYPNEISQLVTAVKKCSSGRKYNKELDACIHHTCPVTEVNAIDGCIPLFSEISGFNMDYRLKVLHPKQTQLLLELLLPQVEDTLYAIDANGEILKSEISGMKTEIDFVEVNVKIVKHVNIRTNIKKLIFCT